TCGTTTTTGTCTGATGACGACTCTTGAAAACCTCCCCCTTGGGGGAGGTGGCCGCAGGCCGGAGGGGGGTTGTTTTTTGAGGATGCAGGGGGTCGGGGGTGGGATGTGGGTTGGCCACGATTCGAATGATGGGCGATGGCTTCGTTGGCGCCAACAACCCCCACCCCAACCCTCCCCCAGGGGAGGGAGCATTATTTCGCAGTGACCGAACCGCGTAGTTTGGGCGCGGCATGGGGCCCGATAGTCGGCTTCGCCGGGAAGTGGGTTGTAGGGGGTGGGAGGTAGGAAAATCAAGCTTCGTATCCGGCATACTGCCCCACGACCTCGTCGGCAAACTTCTTCGAATAAAAACCTACATCCCACACCCCACCTCCTACCTCCCGTTTTCCCGTTCCCCGGACGACCGAGGCGGATAGCCGGGGGGAGATCCGGGAGCCCGCCCTGAACTCGATTCAGGGCCTGCCCCGGACTTGATCCGGGGTCCATGCCGTACGAACAGCCGAGGTTTCGCTGCCGCTGACTGGCCCACCACGAGCCACAAGCTAAACGCCACAGGGTGCGCAGTCCCGCTACCGCGAACAACGCACCGCGCACTATGCACCAAACGCCTCCCGGTAGTGCACGGTCCGCTTCCGCCACATTCAGCCGACTGCGCCGACTCCGCTTGACAGCCCGCGCGGCCGGGCATACAATCGCGGCAAGATGCATGCGTTTGCGAGCATTATTCTCCGCCCCGCGCTCGGCCTAGTACTAGGTCGGGGCGGGGGTGGCTTGCTGACGTAGCGTCTGTTCGTTTTTAGCAAACCGCACCCCGCCGCTCATGGCGGGGTGTTCGTTTGGCAGGAGGGGGAAGAGGAATGAACGGAGCGGAAGCGATACTCGAAGCCCTGGCGCGGGAAGGCGTGGAGGTGATCTTCGGGGTGCCGGGCGGGGCGAACATGCCCATCTACGACGCCATGTACGACCGCCCCGAGTTCAAGCACGTCCTGGGTCGCCACGAGCAAGGTTCGATCCATGCGGCCGAAGGCTATGCGAGCAGCTCGGGGCGGACCGGCGTCGTTTTCGCGACCAGCGGTCCGGGCGCGCTCAACCTGGTCACCGGGCTGGCCGACGCCCTCATGGACTCGGTGCCTATCGTGGCCATCACCGGCCAGGTGGCCCGGGCGGCCGTGGGCACCGACGCCTTCCAGGAGGCCGACGTGACCGGCGTGACCATGCCCATCACCAAGCACAACTACCTGGTGCAGGACGTGAACGAGATCCCCCGCATCGTCAAGGAAGCCTTCCTCATCGCTTCCACGGGCCGGCCGGGCCCGGTGCTGATCGACGTGCCCAAGGACGTTCAGCTCGAAGAGTTCACCGGCAGTTTCGACGTGCAGCCGCGGCTCGCGGGCTACCGGCCCACGACCAAGGGGCACCCCCGCCAGCTGGAGAAGGCGTTGTCCGCGCTTCGCGACGCCGAGCGTCCGGTCATGATGGTCGGCGGCGGCGGGCACAATGCGGCCGAGGCGCTGCGGCGGTTCGCCGAGAAGTCGGGGATCCCGGTGATCACCACGCTCAAGGGGCTGGGCGTGCTGCCCGGCGACCATCCACAGGTGCTGGGCATGCCGGGCATGCATGGCACCGTGGCCGCCAACCGCGCGATCCAGCACGCCGATCTGATCCTGGCGATCGGCCTGCGCTTCGACGACCGCATCACCGGCAACATCGCCAAGTTCGCTCCCAACGTCAAGACCTTGATCCACGTGGACATCGATCCGGCGGAGATCGGGAAGGTGGTGGAGACGCACGTCCCCATCGTGGGCGACGCCCGCTGGGTGGCGGAGAAGCTGGCCCAGGCCGCGGAGGCGCTGGCGCTCGAGCCCTGGTGGGAGCGGATCCGCGAATGGCAGCGCAAGCACCCGCTGCCCATGCCGCGCCGCGAACGGCTTTCCTCGCAGGAGGTCATCCGCGCCTTCTGGGAGGCCACCGGCGGCGACGCCTACGTGACCACGGGGGTGGGGCAGCACCAGATGTTCGCCGCGCAGTTCTGGCGGCCGCAGCGTCCGCGCAGCTTCGTCACCTCCGGCGGACTGGGCACCATGGGGTTCGGCCTGCCCGCGGCCGTGGGGGTGCAGGTGGCCCACCCCGGGGCCACGGTGCTCAACTTCGACGGCGACGGCTCCTTCCAGATGACGCTGCAGGAGCTGGCCACCCTCGTCAAGTACCGGCTGCCCGTCAAGACCGTGCTGCTCAACAACGGATACCTGGGCATGGTGCGCCAGTGGCAGGACCTGTTCAACGACAGGCGCTACGCCGAGGTGCACCTCGAGGACTCGAACCCCGACTTCGCCAAACTGGCCGAGGCCTTCGGCGTCAAGGGCTTCACGGTCGAGCGCCGCGAGGACCTGAAGGAAGCGGTGGAGGCGACGCTGGCCCACGACGGACCGGTGCTGGCCGAGTTCCGCGTCTTCCACGAGGAAGGCGTCTTCCCGATGATCCCCGCGGGCGGAAGCGCCGAGGACATGATCATCGAAAACCCCCGGGAGGTGCAGTCGTGAGGCACATCGTGAGCGTGCTCGTCGAGGACCATCCGCGGGTGCTCACCCGCATCACCTCGCTCTTCGCCCGGCGCGGCTTCAACATCGAGTCGCTGGCGGTGGGGAAGACCCACCTGCCCGGGCTTTCCCGCATCTCGATCGTGGTGCTCGGGGACGACCGCACGATCGAACAGGTGGAGAAGCAGCTGAACAAGCTGGTCGAGGTCATCAAGGTGACCGACCATACCGAACCCCACGTCGAGCGCGAGATGGCGCTGGTCAAGGTGCGCACCGAAGGCGTGGAGGAGCGGCTGCAGATCAAGGAGATCGTCGAGGCCTTCCGCGCCCGTCCGGTGGACGTGGGGCGCTCGAGCTCGATCTACGAGGTGACCGGCGACCCCGGCAAGATCGAGGGGTTCATCGCCGGGCTGGAACCCTACGGCGTGCTCGAGGTGATGCGCACCGGCGCGATCGCCATGAGCAGGGGCGAAGCTATACTGAAGCCCAGATTGAAAAAGGAGGCGGTATGAACGTTTACTACGACCACGACGCAGACCTAGGTTTCATTCGCGACAAGAAGGTGGCCGTTCTGGGGTACGGGTCCCAGGGCCACGCCCATGCGCTCAACCTGCACGAGTCGGGGGTGCCGGTCGTCGTCGGTCTGCGTCCGGGTTCGCGGCGCTGGAAGCAGGCGGAGGCGGCGGGGCTCGCCGTGGCCCCCGTAGCCGAGGCCGTGGCCCAGGCGGACGTGGTCATGATCCTGCTGCCCGACGAGGTGCAGGCCCGGGTCTACCGCGAGGCCGTCGAGCCCAACCTCAAGGAGGGGGCGGCGCTCGTCTTCGCGCACGGTTTCAACGTGCACTTCGGCCAGATCCGGCCGCGGGCCGACCTGGACGTCTGGATGGTGGCCCCCAAGGGCCCCGGGCACCTGGTGCGCAGCGAGTACCAGGCGGGACGCGGGGTGCCGGCGCTCGTGGCGGTGCACCAGGACGCCTCGGGTTCGGCGCTGCCCACGGCGCTGGCCTACGCCAAGGGCATCGGGGCGACGCGGGCCGGGGTGATCCCCACCACCTTCGCCGAGGAGACCGAGACCGACCTCTTCGGCGAGCAGGCGGTGCTTTGCGGCGGCGCCAGCCAGCTGGTGGCCTACGGCTTCGAGACCCTGATCGAAGCGGGGTACAAGCCCGAGATCGCCTACTTCGAGGTGCTCCACGAGCTCAAGCTGATCGTCGACCTGATGTACGAGTCGGGGCTTGCGGGGATGCGCTACTCGATCTCGAACACCGCCGAATACGGCGACTACACCCGCGGGCCGGTCGTCATCGGCCCCGAGGTCAAGGAGCGCATGAAGGAGGTGCTGCGCCAGATCCAGGAGGGCGAGTTCGCGCGCGAATGGGTGCTGGAGAACCAGGCCGGCCAGGCGGTGCTCGAGGCCAAACGCCACAAGTGGGCCCAGCACCCCATCGAACAGGTGGGCCCCAAGCTGCGGGCGATGATGCCCTTCCTCAAGGCCCACGTAAGCGAGGAGGACGTAGGCGATGCGACGGATTAAGATCTTCGACACCACGCTGCGCGACGGCGAGCAGTCGCCGGGGGTGGCCCTGAGCCCCGACGAGAAGGTGGCCATCGCCAAGCAGCTCGCGCGTCTGGGCGTGGACGTGATCGAGGCCGGCTTCCCGATCGCCAGCCCCGGCGACTTCGCGGCGGTGCGCCGCATCGCCGAGGAGGTGGAAGGTCCCACCATCGCGGCGCTGGCGCGCACGGCCAAGGCCGACATCGAACGCGCCGCCGAGGCGATCGAGCCCGCGGCCAGGCGGCGGATCCACACCTTCATCGCCACCAGCCCGGTGCACATGGAGAAGAAGCTGCGCATGACGCCCGACGAGGTGGTGGAGAAGGCCGTCTGGGCGGTGAAGTTCGCACGCGGTTTCGTGGACGACGTGGAGTTCTCGGCCGAGGACGCCGGCCGCAGCGACCCCGACTTCTTGGTGCGCATCTTCGGCGAGGCGATCGCCGCGGGGGCGACGACGATCAACATCCCGGACACCGTGGGCTACCAGGTGCCCTGGAAGTTCGCCGAGCTGGTGGGCTACATCATCGAGAACACCCCGGGGGCCGACGGGGTGGACTGGTCGGTCCACACCCACGACGACCTGGGCATGGCCGTGGTCAACAGCCTGGCGGCGGTGCGCGCCGGGGCCACCCAGGTGGAGTGCACCATCAACGGCATCGGCGAGCGCGCCGGCAACGCCAGCCTGGAAGAGGTGGTGATGGCGCTCTACACCCGGCGCGACTTCTTCGAGGCCGAGACCGGCGTGAACACCCGCGAGCTCTACCGCACCAGCCAGCTGGTGAGCCGCCTGACCGGCATGGTGGTGCCGCCCAACAAGGCGATCGTGGGGCGCAACGCCTTCGCGCACGAGTCGGGCATCCACCAGGACGGCGTCCTCAAGGCGCGCGAGACCTACGAGATCATGAACGCCGAAATCGTCGGGCGCGAGGCGGCGGTGATGGTGCTGGGCAAGCACTCGGGCCGCCACGCCTTCAAGAAGGCGCTCGCGGAGCTGGGGTACGAGATCGGCGACGAGGAGCTGAAGCCGCTGTTCGCGCGCTTCAAGGAGATCGCCGACCGCAAGAAGCAGGTCACCACCGAAGACCTGATCGCCCTGGTCGAGGACGAGCGCACCCGCGCACCCGAGATGTTCAAGCTGCTCGACCTGCAGGTGCACTCGGGGCTGGCGCTCACCCCGGTGGCCACGGTCAAGGTCAAGACCCCGGACGACGAGGTGACCGAGGCGGCCACCGGCGACGGTCCGGTGGACGCGGTCTACAAGGCGATCAGCCGTGCGGTGGGGCTTTCCCCGACGCTCGAGCGCTACCGCATCGAGGCCACCACCGGGGGCACCGAAGCGCTGGGCGAGGTGATGGTGCGGCTGCGCCAGGGTTCGGTCGTCGTGACCGGCCGCGGGATCGCCCCCGACATCGTCGAGTCGTCGGCGCGGGCCTACCTGGACGCGCTCAACAAGCTGGTCTCGGGCGTGGGCGCGCGCGAAGCGATCGAGGCGCCGTAGGACCGCCATGCCGCCACGTTTGAGCGAGATCGAGGACTGGGTGCTCAAGACCGAGGCGCGCCTGGGGGCCACCGTCGAGCCCGACGCCCAGCGCATCTTCGCCGCCTACCACCGGGTCCTCCGCTGCTTCGCCCGCGACCTCGACGACCCCCGCGACGCGGCGCTTTCGCGCGCGGCGGCGCTGATGCTGGTGCAGGAGCTCCTGCTGCAAAAGGAGGGGCGCAGCGGCTGTGAATGAGGCGAAACCGCTGGCGGGGGCGCGGATCGAGCTTCTCGACACCACCCTGCGCGACGGCACCCAGGCCGAGGGCGTGACCCTCTCGGTGCGCGACAAGATCGCCGTGGCCGAGGCCCTGGCCGCTTTCGGCGTCGACCTGATCGAGGGCGGTTGGCCGGGGTCGAATCCGCGCGACGCCGACTTCTTCGAGGCGATGAAAGGGCGGACGCTGCCCGGCGGCGCCCGGCTGACCGCCTTCGGCGCCACCCGCCGCCGCGACCTCGCCCCCGAGGACGACCCCTCCCTGGCCGCTCTGCTGGAAGCCGAGACGCCGGTGGTGACGCTCTTCGGGAAGTCGTGGACGCTGCACGCGCGCGAGGCTTTGGGGGTGAGCCTCGAGGCCAACCTGGCGATGATTCGCGAATCGGTCGCCTTTCTGCGGGCGGCGGGGCGGCGGGTGGTCTACGACGCCGAGCACTTTTTCGACGGCTACGCCGAGGACCCCGCCTACGCCCTGGCCACGCTGGAGGCGGCCGCCGAGGGGGGCGCGGACACGCTGGTCCTCGCCGACACCAACGGCGGGCGGCTGCCCGAAGAGGTGTTCGCGGCGGCGGCGGAGGTGGTGCGGCGTTTTCCCGGGCGCACCGTGGGGGTGCACACCCACAACGACGCCGAACTGGCCGTGGCCAACAGCCTGGCGGCGCTGCGCGCCGGCGCGCGGCACCTGCAAGGCACCGTGGGCGGCTACGGCGAGCGCGCCGGCAACGCCAACCTGACGAGCCTGATCCCCACCCTGGTGC
This genomic stretch from Oceanithermus profundus DSM 14977 harbors:
- the ilvB gene encoding biosynthetic-type acetolactate synthase large subunit, with translation MNGAEAILEALAREGVEVIFGVPGGANMPIYDAMYDRPEFKHVLGRHEQGSIHAAEGYASSSGRTGVVFATSGPGALNLVTGLADALMDSVPIVAITGQVARAAVGTDAFQEADVTGVTMPITKHNYLVQDVNEIPRIVKEAFLIASTGRPGPVLIDVPKDVQLEEFTGSFDVQPRLAGYRPTTKGHPRQLEKALSALRDAERPVMMVGGGGHNAAEALRRFAEKSGIPVITTLKGLGVLPGDHPQVLGMPGMHGTVAANRAIQHADLILAIGLRFDDRITGNIAKFAPNVKTLIHVDIDPAEIGKVVETHVPIVGDARWVAEKLAQAAEALALEPWWERIREWQRKHPLPMPRRERLSSQEVIRAFWEATGGDAYVTTGVGQHQMFAAQFWRPQRPRSFVTSGGLGTMGFGLPAAVGVQVAHPGATVLNFDGDGSFQMTLQELATLVKYRLPVKTVLLNNGYLGMVRQWQDLFNDRRYAEVHLEDSNPDFAKLAEAFGVKGFTVERREDLKEAVEATLAHDGPVLAEFRVFHEEGVFPMIPAGGSAEDMIIENPREVQS
- the ilvN gene encoding acetolactate synthase small subunit, which gives rise to MRHIVSVLVEDHPRVLTRITSLFARRGFNIESLAVGKTHLPGLSRISIVVLGDDRTIEQVEKQLNKLVEVIKVTDHTEPHVEREMALVKVRTEGVEERLQIKEIVEAFRARPVDVGRSSSIYEVTGDPGKIEGFIAGLEPYGVLEVMRTGAIAMSRGEAILKPRLKKEAV
- a CDS encoding 2-isopropylmalate synthase, whose product is MRRIKIFDTTLRDGEQSPGVALSPDEKVAIAKQLARLGVDVIEAGFPIASPGDFAAVRRIAEEVEGPTIAALARTAKADIERAAEAIEPAARRRIHTFIATSPVHMEKKLRMTPDEVVEKAVWAVKFARGFVDDVEFSAEDAGRSDPDFLVRIFGEAIAAGATTINIPDTVGYQVPWKFAELVGYIIENTPGADGVDWSVHTHDDLGMAVVNSLAAVRAGATQVECTINGIGERAGNASLEEVVMALYTRRDFFEAETGVNTRELYRTSQLVSRLTGMVVPPNKAIVGRNAFAHESGIHQDGVLKARETYEIMNAEIVGREAAVMVLGKHSGRHAFKKALAELGYEIGDEELKPLFARFKEIADRKKQVTTEDLIALVEDERTRAPEMFKLLDLQVHSGLALTPVATVKVKTPDDEVTEAATGDGPVDAVYKAISRAVGLSPTLERYRIEATTGGTEALGEVMVRLRQGSVVVTGRGIAPDIVESSARAYLDALNKLVSGVGAREAIEAP
- the ilvC gene encoding ketol-acid reductoisomerase, yielding MNVYYDHDADLGFIRDKKVAVLGYGSQGHAHALNLHESGVPVVVGLRPGSRRWKQAEAAGLAVAPVAEAVAQADVVMILLPDEVQARVYREAVEPNLKEGAALVFAHGFNVHFGQIRPRADLDVWMVAPKGPGHLVRSEYQAGRGVPALVAVHQDASGSALPTALAYAKGIGATRAGVIPTTFAEETETDLFGEQAVLCGGASQLVAYGFETLIEAGYKPEIAYFEVLHELKLIVDLMYESGLAGMRYSISNTAEYGDYTRGPVVIGPEVKERMKEVLRQIQEGEFAREWVLENQAGQAVLEAKRHKWAQHPIEQVGPKLRAMMPFLKAHVSEEDVGDATD